The segment cgggcctGGGTCTCCCCCGCCGGCgaccccgccgccccccaacAGCTCCGCCGGACCCCCGCCGGCCGGCCCGGCGGCCGGGGCGGGCAGGGCCGTGCTGCACGCCGACGAGATGTGAGCCCGGGAGAATAAACCCGGACGTCCGGGCGAGAACTCAGCGCGGGGGGCCCGCCGCGGGCGGCCGTTTCGTCTCTTTAATGGGGGCGCGGGgaaggggggcgcggggggcacgGGCGCCTACGCTCTCAGATGGACTCGATCTGCTTGCGGACCTTCTCCAGGGCCCGGCGGTCCAGCAGGCGCTGGCGGCAGAGGACGAGGCCGGCGAAGACGCCGGCCAGCCCCAGGGCCGCCGCCTCGAACCGCCAGAAGGCCCGGTGCTCCATGTGGGCCGAGCGGCAGCTGGGGGGAGGAAACACGGGAGAACAGAGAGGTCGGCCGCTAAACCCCACGACACACAGCCCgccctcactccctgccccccccccgccggcgcCCCCGAGTTGCCCTGCTGAAACCTCAACTGTCAATCAAgtcaatcagactgtgagcccactgttgggtagcgactgtctctatatgttcccaattggtacttcccaagcgcttagtacagcgctctgcacgtagtaagcgctcaataaatacaattgatgatgatgatgcagggcactgtacaagttggcaacatagagagacagtcccgacccaacagtgggctcacacagggGCAGACGGTCTAAAACCGTCCCCACCGGAGGGGCTTAcgtgaggagcagggggaggcggaaggatctgggttctaatcctggctccgccacctgtctgctgaaggAGCTGGGGTCCTCGGGGCTCAGAGTGGCGCAGGGCCcgcgtccagcccgattagctccTATCGACccccgtgcttggcacgtagtaagtgcttagcaagtgttaTTATTTCGTTGGGGTCACGTAGGAGGTCCCCCCACTTTCGGGCGCGTCGCCCCCTCACCTCTTCAGCGTCTCCTTCTTGCTGGCGCTGCAGCTGACCTTCTCCACGAAGCCCGTTGTGCTGCACTCGGGCACCATCTTCTGCTCGGGGAACGaaccgggggggggggacggttgggggggggggtcccgtcgCCGCACCCCCAAACTGGCCGGCGCTCGGAGGCGGGGATGGcgtccgtccccccgcccccgtctcccATCCCGGGGGTCGGCGCGGCGTGTCCGTCACCCGCGCGGCGGAGAGgcagcccctcgagggcagggaccccGTCACCTCCTCCGGGCTGGGGGTGCCGCCCCGAATTTGGGGGGACTCACCGCCTGGAAGCTGGTGCACTCGCCGCAGGGCTCGACCACCGCAAACTCTTCCACCAGCCAGCACGGGGGCGCGGCCGTGGCTGGAAagcaggtcaatcaatccatcgatcaatcaatcgtatttattgagcgcctactgtgcgcagagcactggactaagcgcttgggaagtccaagttggcgacatatacagtccctacccaacagtgggctcacagtctaaaagggggagacagagaacaaaaccaaacacactaacagactgagccccttccttcctctccatccccccatcttacctccttcccttccccacagcacctgtatatatgtatatatgtttgtacagatttattactctatttattttacttgtacatatctatcctatttattttattttgttagtatgtttggttctgttctctgtctcccccttttagactgcgagcccaccgttgggtagggactgtctctatgtgttgccaatttgtacttcccaagcgcttagtacagtgctctgcacatagtaagcgctcaataagtacgattgatgatgatgatgatgatgatgactgtctctatgtgttgccaatttgtacttcccaagcgcttagtacagtgctctgcacatagtaagcgctcaataaatacgattgatgatgatgatgacaatctaaaagggggagacggagaacaaaaccaagcatactaataaaataaatagaatagatatgtacaaataaagagtaataaatacgtatatacatatatacaggtccacaCACGCccgctgccctctctccctctgtccagtCTAATCGCGCTCCCGCCGACTGCAGCCCCCCGAGTCGGCGGCCTCCCTTCCCccgagaagcggcacggcctagtggctaagacagagggacctgggttctaatcctggctccaccacccatctgctgtaataataataataataatgacggcatttgttaagcgcttactatgtgcaaagcactgttctaagcgctggggggatacaaggtgatccagttgtcccacgtgcggctcccagtcttcacccccatttgacagatgagggaactaagcgcttagtacagtgctctgcacatagtaagcgctcaataaatacgattgattgattggaactgaggcccagagaagtgaagtgactggcccaaagttgcccagctgacaattggcagagcagggatttgaacccgtgacctctgactccagagcccgggctctttccactgagccaagctgcttcctttcccttctctgggcctcagttccctcgtctgtaaaatggggagggagactgtaagccccacggggggacagggaccgtgtccgacccgatcatctggtatctaccccagcgcttggcccataataagcgcctaacaaatagcacagttatcatCACTCACCTGCCGGCTTCTCCGGGTCCTTGACCGGGGCGTCTGTACAACTGCAAGAGGAGGgaattgggtcattcattcaatcgtattgagcgcttactgtgtgcagagcactgtactaagcgcttgggaagtacaagttggcaacatagagagacggtccctacccaacgacgggctcaccgtctcatcACCTTgactgagcgctgattgtgtgcgaAACACtcgtactaggcatttgggagaggacagtaataataataataataatgatggtatttgttaagcgcctactatgtggcaagcactgttctaagcgctgggggggatacaaggtgatctggttgtcccacggggggggggtgggggttcacaggctcaaccccccattttgcagacgaggtcgctgagacccagagaagtgaagtgacttggccaaggtcacacagcagacaagtggcggagccaggattagaacccacgacctctgtctcccaagcctgggctcttgccactaagccacgctgcttcttcttctagactgtgagcccactgttgggtagggaccgtctctatgtgttgccgacttgtacttcccaagcgcttagtacagtgctctgcacacagtaagcgctcaataaatacgattgattgactctcacagtataacagacacattccagcccacaaccacctttcattcatgcattcattcacgcattcaatcgtatttattataatcatgatgatggcatttgttaagtgcttcctatgtgcgaagcactgttctaagcgctgcgcttactgtgtgcaaaacgctgtactaagcatttgggagattcattcattcagtcgtatttattgagcgcttactgtgggcagagcactgtactaagcgcttgggaaggacaagttggcaacatctagagacggcccctacccaacagtgggctcacggtctaaaagggggagacggagaacaaaacaaaacgtgttaacaaaataaaataaatagaataaatatgtacaaataaaatagagtacctcatctgtgaaatggggactaagactgtgagcccaccgtgggacaccctgattaccttgtaacctccccagcgcttagaacagcgctttgcacatagtaagcgcttaataaatgctgtcattattattattattattattattattattactaagcgcttgggaagtacaagttgttaacatctagaaacggcccctacccaacagtgggctcacaatctaaaagaggaagcgctcaataaatacgatggaatgaatgaatggagggggaggcagacacaaacataaataaatgaggaaatgagaggtgTGTACATATGTCGgctgggacagagaagcagcgtggctcagtggaaagggcccgggcttgagagtcagaggtcatgggttcaaatccagactccgccacttgtctgctgtgtgactttgggcaagtcacttcttctctgggcctcagttacctcatccgtgaaatggggatgaagactgtgatcccccccgcc is part of the Tachyglossus aculeatus isolate mTacAcu1 chromosome Y4, mTacAcu1.pri, whole genome shotgun sequence genome and harbors:
- the JTB gene encoding protein JTB, coding for MLREPGPARGRRRAAPGLSRDLLLLGGLLCACAVDLGCTDAPVKDPEKPAATAAPPCWLVEEFAVVEPCGECTSFQAKMVPECSTTGFVEKVSCSASKKETLKSCRSAHMEHRAFWRFEAAALGLAGVFAGLVLCRQRLLDRRALEKVRKQIESI